The nucleotide window GATTCGGGATTTCCCGCTCTTGTTTTCGCTCGATTCAGGCTATTGTATGACGAGCGTAATTCAACGACTTTCTGCCATGCGATATGACAAGGACCATAAGGACCGTACGCATCGTCACGTTCTCGCTGTGGCATCAGAGCGATTCCGGCGCGATGGATTCGCCGGTGTGGGCGTGGCCTCGCTGATGAAGGACGCCGGGCTTACCCATGGCGGATTCTACGGTCATTTTCGTTCCAAGCAGGCCCTTGTCGAAGCGGTCATCAGTGAAGGTCTTGAGGATACTCTGCACCATCTTGAGACCGCCGCCACCGATATCGAGTCACTAGTCGATTTTTATCTCCGCCCGGAGCATCGCGAGAACCGCGCCCAAGGGTGTGCCGCCGCCGCCCTGGCCGCCGAAATCGTCCGCGAACCAAAACGCGCCCGTGTGGCGTTCACCCGGAAACTTGCGCGGATCATTGCTCACATCCGATCGCTGCTACCGGACAGAAGCGAACACCGGGCGCAGGCCATCTTCGCCCTTCTCGTCGGCACCCTGCAGCTTTCACGGGCTGTATCCGACCGCTCCCTTTCGGATCAACTCCTCCAGGCAGGCCGTATAGCTGTCCTCGCTCTCGCAGATTCGCGTATCGAGGATACATAGCGACCGATCTCCTCGGTCATCCCCAAACTTCCCCTTGCGAAACACGGCGGCGTGATATAGCAACTATATACGCTATATTAACGCTATAGCTCATCCCACTCCTCCCACCGATGAAATTTCGCCTCGCCGCTCTCGTCCTGACCACCCTCTTCGCTCTGGTCCCGTCCCGGCTTTCCGCC belongs to Terrimicrobium sacchariphilum and includes:
- a CDS encoding TetR/AcrR family transcriptional regulator, giving the protein MTSVIQRLSAMRYDKDHKDRTHRHVLAVASERFRRDGFAGVGVASLMKDAGLTHGGFYGHFRSKQALVEAVISEGLEDTLHHLETAATDIESLVDFYLRPEHRENRAQGCAAAALAAEIVREPKRARVAFTRKLARIIAHIRSLLPDRSEHRAQAIFALLVGTLQLSRAVSDRSLSDQLLQAGRIAVLALADSRIEDT